The nucleotide sequence TCCCGGGCAGCCCCTGCGCACCGGCGGCGGAGGACGCAGCCAGGAGCCCTTCGCGCACCCGCGTCAGCAGGTCCTGCACGGGCTCGGCGGTCACGGTCGGCGCGCTCATGCGGGCGCTCCCACCAGGCTCGTCCGCGCTTCGCCCGTGCGCCCCAGCGCTCGCGCGACGAGAGCCGCGCCGGCCAGCGCCGCGGCGGTGGCGGCCACGGCGCCCCACATCCCCGCCGCGGCGCTCATCCCCACGGGGAGCAGGAGGTTGGCGCCGTAGAAGGCCAGCATCCACCGCGTGGGCACCCGGGCCACCCACGCATCCGCCCGCAACGCGGCCAGCGCGGCCATCAACCCCAATCCCGTGACGTACCAGCCGAACAGGTTCAGCCACGGCATGCCGTAGTACGCGCCGGGCTGGCCCCACACCCAGTACGCGGTGGCGTGGCTCATGGCCGGGTCCAGCGCCAGGTCCCAGCTCAGCAGGATCAGCGACGCCACGAGCACCCGCGCCACCGGCCGCTCCGGCAGCGCCGCGCGGGCGGCCGCGTACGAGGGCAGCGACATGAAGAACCAGCTGAGCGGGATT is from Longimicrobium sp. and encodes:
- a CDS encoding carotenoid biosynthesis protein: MSARLPGAGLMVLYAFTAFALFGYATFGLHPGLLARYPQFARFYGISFQFFAQAQIYLAWALLAAVLSIYARARWVPAFCALYLLSLCSELLGTGAGIPFGEYHYTEALGARWFGAVPIVIPLSWFFMSLPSYAAARAALPERPVARVLVASLILLSWDLALDPAMSHATAYWVWGQPGAYYGMPWLNLFGWYVTGLGLMAALAALRADAWVARVPTRWMLAFYGANLLLPVGMSAAAGMWGAVAATAAALAGAALVARALGRTGEARTSLVGAPA